Genomic DNA from Melopsittacus undulatus isolate bMelUnd1 chromosome 2, bMelUnd1.mat.Z, whole genome shotgun sequence:
GACGCAGACTAGGGTTGCCTGGTTTTGTACTCATCTCTCAGGTAGTACCTGCAGCAGAAAGGTGGCATTTCAAAACACCTCTCAAAATACCCAGACTTAAAAATGTCAGCATGGCAGGCTATGGTGTAGGACATAGTCATGAGGTTCTTGATCACTGCATGAGGAATATGAAAAGGCTTGTTTGCTTCCCTAatactttttgttttgccttatAGATTTATGCCTCCTGATGATCCTCTTGGCCGCCATGGGCCAAGTCTGGACAATTTCCTTAGGAAGAAGCCTATTGTGCCAGAACATAAGAAGCAGCCGTGTCCATATGGTAATTTGATTTAACTTGTCAGTTTTGTGCACTGCCAGGACTGTGGACAAGGTCCTGCTATATATTAACACtgccaaaaataaaagcttttcaacAGAAGTTTTTACATTGTTGTCTTAGCCTGGTTGAAATGGTTGAAATGCTGAGCTGATGGTGGGAAGtgaggtgattttttttcatgtgctaGTTAGAGAACATTTCTGTCTACTTGTTGAACTAACAGAGCAAAGTTATTATCATTCATAGGAATAGATCCAAAACAGCACCTAAATTCTGCAGACTCAAGAAGGCACTTTTGTAATGTGGTTTGGTCATAAGACATgtcattttcttccagaaaattgACTGATCTGTCTGAACTTTGGCTGCTAAACATCCCCATGGGCACACCACCATTTTGACTGAGCTGAGACCTGCTGGTCTTATGACTCTTGGAACTTTCCTGTTAAATTTTCTGCCTGTATATCTCCTTGGCCCAATACAGCAGGTGTGTACAGACACACTGACAGTGTTATGTTCAGCTCAAAATGTGTCTGGTTGCGTTGGCCTGCATTCTCAGAGCACTAGCTGCAGAACACTGCCGTTGCCTCTTTTTCCCACAATACAAAGAGAAGATCTTAGATCTCACCCTGTGTTGCACAAAGCCATTTGCAAGATCTTTCAGTCATCAGTAAAACTGTAAATTAGGgacatttcttctgtttgattATTAACAGATTTTGGTTGATTATGGCTTTTTATCTGTTTATGTTTGTATTAATAGGGAAGAAATGTACCTATGGACACAAATGCAAATACTATCATCCAGAAAGAGGAAATCAGCCTCAGCGATCTGTAGCTGATGAACTTCGTGCCATGTCTAGAAGCACAGCTGCCAAAACTACGAGTGAGGGAGGACTGGTAAAAAGCAATAGTGTTCCCTGTAGCACTAAAACTGATGGCACTTCTGAGCTGAAACGTGCTGCTCCAAAGAGGCAATCGGATCCTAGTATAAGGACTCAAGTCTATCAAGACTTGGAGGAAAAGCTTCCCACCAAAAACAAATTGGAAACCAGGTCTGTACCTTCTTTAGTTAGCATACCAAGTTCCTCTGCTGCAAAACCCCAAAGTACTGCACCTTTAAATAACGGCCTTCCATCCGGAGTTCACTTCCCACCTCAGGATCAAAGACCACAGGGACAGTATTCTACAGTGATGATGGCAACCAAAAATCATGGAACACCAATGCCTTATGACCAGTATCCAAAATGTGAGTCTCCTGTGGATGTAGGTTATTACTCTATGCTGAGTGCATATTCAAATCTAAGTATATCTGGTCCACGTAGTCCTGAGAGGCGCTTCTCCTTGGACACAGATTATAGGATTAGCTCTGTAGCTTCTGACTGCAGCAGTGAAGGGAGCATTAGCTGTGGCAGTAGTGATTCCTACGTGGGTTACAGCGATCGCTCTTACATGAGTTCTCCTGACCCACAGTTGGAGGAGAACTTGAAGTGCCAACATATGCACCCCCATGGCCGCCTTAACACTCAGCCTTTCCTGCAGAGCTACCACGAGCCTCTTGCACGAGTGCAAAACTATAGTCATGAAGAACCAAAGCATCACCACAAACCTCCAATTCCATACATGGCTGTGCATCTGCAGCATCCAGCCGTTGGTGCTCGTTCTAGTTGTCCCAATGACTACTCTCCATCTCAGAATTCATCACACACAAAGACCATGCATCTGGGGAGAGCTCTCGTGTCCACAAGAATAGACAGCATTTCAGACTCACGTTTATATGATAATTCTCCATTAAGACACAGAAAGCCTTATTCTGGCCAAGATGGGCTTGGAAGTTGGGATAGGCAGAGTTATGGTATGGATGCATATGGCTACCGCCAGACCTACTCCTTGTCAAGTAACCCCACACAGCCGTGTTATGAGCAGTTTGCCTTCCAAAGCTTACCTGAACAGCAGGACCAGACCTGGCGTGTACCTTACTGTGGAATCCCTCAAGACCCTCCAAGGCACCAAGACACACGGGAGAAGGTTTACATTAACCTCTGCAACATCTTCCCCCCTGATCTTGTGCGGATCGTTATGAAGAAGAACCCTCATGTGACAGACGCTCAGCAGCTCGCTGCAGCCATCTTAATGGAAAAATCTCAGCTAGGTTATTGAGAGATGATGCATCTTTGTGGTGTCTAGTAGTTTTCAGCTCAGCTCTAATGCTGAGGGAGGTTTGCTACAATAGCATTTGGGATCTCCTTCTCAGCAAGGAGGTTATATAGTAATCCGTTTATGTGAAATACTGTATCATGGAGTCTGTATGTATAGCCCCATGCATCGGAAGTACCAGATATGTTTCGTGTTCTAGTTTGAAATTTTTTAAATGGCTATTTTCACATCTGGGAAATGTTCCagtttaaattaatatatacatatatatatataaaaataatctgtggTCTCTGGTTATAGTCTTTGGTGCATCAGGGGTTTATATGCAGCACTTTCTACCCTTGTTACatgttgggatttttgtttttgtttctaacTTGCTGGATGTTTGTCCTTGGTCTGTGTGGTATTAAAACAACCTGCAGAAAGGATTTTGCTACTTCTGGCAGGCAATTTTCAAGCCAAGTTTTTGAACTTTTTACAACACCATAAGTATctgtttgttagtttgtttgtttgtttgtttgtttttgtgagCTTTTTTGTGCTATAATCGTCTGTTTATAGGAAACAAAGATTTGCTACAGCACTGACTTtggttttttaaacaaataattgAGTTACCAGTTAACAGTGAAATGGGTAACAATATATTGGTAATTTATAGTATGGCACTTTTcattgcttgctttgttttgtttaaatagttACATGTTTTGTTGATGCAGTCTATTAGCAAGATCAGATGCaatcagaggaggaaaaaaaatggttggtggttttttttgtttactatTTATGGATAAGGTAAAAGCCTTATTGCCTGATTTTCAAAGGTGCTGGGAATTTGCAGCCCCCTTTGAACCTGCCAGAAGCTGCAAATGCTCAGAACACCCCCTCCCTCGCCGCCCCCCCAACCCACCCTCCCCTCTTTCCGTTCCTATGTGTTGTTACCAAGCTCTATGTATTTCTGGTCAGGAGAAGGGGGCGTGAAATCGTAAGGTCCCATTTAGtagttttatgtgttttttaatttgtattgcTGCACAAGTGTACTGgataaaatatgcttttcataaaatatttacctgtttttaaatgaatttaattATCTCAATGCAAGTTTTGTATTTAAGAtactgtttgatttttcttgctATTTATCAAGGCTGGCCTGAAAAGGTTTTGTGTGTTGAGGATATGCAACATTTATTAACTGCACTATGGTATGATATTGTAGCTCAGAATAATAACTTAAACTGTTTATTTTCCGTTctgttttggtggggaggggagggttGTGGGGAGAGAAGATACTGTACGTGTTCCTCAAGTTAGTTTTCAGCCTGTTGGATGGTGTAGGCCTGATTCTTGCCACAAATAGTGTAGTTTTAGAAACAGACAAACGGAGTCTGTTTTAGTATTAGTAAGggatatttctggttttaagtcATGGGTTTTACTAGCACTTCGTAAGCTTTTTTAGAGATATACAATAGAAATAGACTTTGCAATTGATGTCAGAAGTACTTATGTGACATAGTCAGTTGCCGAGAGTTTTAGGTTTCCATCCATTGTAACAATGTTCAGTGTTAAAAAACCAAATCGCTAGTTTACACTATTACTGCTGATAATTTTGGTACACTCGCTGGAATTTAAAGTAAGGCCCTGAAGAACCAGAAAGTACCTTTTACTGTTGATACAAATTGTATCTTTTTAACTGAGAACTATTTTGATTTGTAGATTTAGTAGAAACACAAATGTATAACTATAACTAGTCTTTTGGGCAACATTTTATcccttatttaaaaaatagagaTTTCAGACATAGGATAGACATAGGAAAGTAACAGTAGATATTTATTTAGGTGTCTGTCTCAATTTCAcatatcaaaaagaaaaaaaaataaaatattggcATCTTCTTTGTAGTGGGAACTCAActaaaataaaggtaaaatgCTGCCTAAAAATGATGTCCAAGCACCTTTGaatacaaaaacattttcactaCTTATGCGACACCATGTGTTGCAGCAAGTAGGGTTTAGATATACAGTAAATGCTTCTAAAGAGCATTGTGCTTATAGACATATCCGATAATCTGAACCATGTTCAGCAAACCAATTCAGGACATAGTGCTCTTGCAGCTTCCACTGCTGATGCGCTGTGGGATCTGCCACTGCCCGTCCTTGCAGCGATACTGGAGGGGCTCTGTGCCATCTGTTCTATGTTGTCTGGTCAGGGAGAGGACCTCGTTACTTCTGGCAACAGTTTTTCCCTGGATTTGGTTGGTCGCCACCAGTAGAACATGTTTTAATGTGGAGATCGGTGCAGCGCTGATGCTGAGGTTTGGACTGGGAAATGGGTCTCATCTTAGTTGTACACTAAGATTGTTTTAAATTGAATTACACTTACGTACTACACCATAGTGTAGATGCAGCTGTTTTAATAATGCAGTTATTATATTTGTGGTTTTAATGGgtttctacatttattttttatgtaggAATTTACTTCTGCTGAAAGTTGAATTCCTTTAAGCATGAACAGAAACATTGTGTGTGTAACAAACAGAggcattttgtctttttccctACCATGTGAGCATCGGAATGCTTCCTACCATGTACATGTAGCAGTACATCTAGAGTACTGGATGCGCAGGCTTAGCCACGTTGTTAAAATGGTGCAAGGAGACGTGGGACTGTGTGCTGCAGCGCCCAGACCCGGGTTGTCAGTATTGATTGTGTACATTAAATGCAGTGTCAAATACCTGAAAGTGTGTTGATTGCTAGAGAATTCTTGTCATAGGTTCTGTGTTTTGTACTCAAGcactgaaaatgctttaaaagtaTAAGAACAGGAGTAATTTGGTGGTTTTAACGTTGTGCAATGATGTGCTAGTTCCTCTTAGGCTGTTTTGTTGGGTAAAGCAGATTTACTGTGGACAAAATACTGGCCTTGGtatttcctttggttttgctgtgaaaTGAGGAGCTGCATGTGAACTCctccaaaatgaagaaattggTCTATATATTTAACAACCTTTAGAGAGGACACCAGTAATAAATATGAACACAAAGATACTGGCAGAATATCACATTTCTCAATGTAATTGTGTTGATGCTAATTGAACTGTAACATCCTGTGTTACTTAAACAGTACAGATAGTGCAGTGGTACTGCCTTTGCCACAGCTGAGTGCTGGAATTGCAGTGGAGGATTAAGTACCTCAGAATTCGGCCTGTCCCACCTTCCTAAAGAGGGCAACACTTTCCCTTGCCTTCAGTACTTGAGAGTTGTTTTGATACTTAGCAGGAAGCTCTGTATTTTTAGATGCAGTCCTGAGCTATTATAGGTACATCAGCAATGGCACATAGTTCACAGTATTTTGAATGCACATTTACACTAGGCATCTGCCCACAATTGTTTTGTATACAAAGATGTGTTGCCAGTATTTAAGAGTTTTTAAATGTGTATGTAACTTGGAGCTCAGTGTGCCAGGCTGTGACAGTATTAATcacttgtctttttttaaaaacaaacaaatatgtgtgtgcatatagaTACACACACTCACATATTCTTGGCAAGTGGGTTTAAGACTACTGCTAATAGTCAGAGATAAGATCATCttttcaggtgtcctgttttCTGTGGTATGTCTGAATTGCAGCTTGGTCCTCCACTGCGGAAGAGCTCTAGAGAGAGCCACAAGCCTGATGTGTTCTTGTGACACCCCAAAAAGAAGGGGTGCCGGTCGGGTGAAGCCCTTGAGAGGGACTTCTGCAGCCTTGGAGTGCATGGACTGTTACCGAGCTGTTGGTGATCTTCTGCTGTGAACATCATAGCTAATGGTGAATGCTTTTCCAACCCCATCACAGCTTTGGGTGCAAACCAGAATACCTCACTCAGAGCAGAGGGCTGGGCACGTCTGCCCCGGCAGGGTGAACGCCTCGGGTGAGACATACCGCAGCATCCTGCCGCAGGAAGAGACTAACAAAACATCTGTCAGCTCTATCAGCTGATGGTCTGACCAAGGTATTTTTGACATGTAAAGCTTGAAATGGGAGACACAATGCTTTCATGCTCTGAAGCATTTAG
This window encodes:
- the ZC3H12C gene encoding probable ribonuclease ZC3H12C — encoded protein: MGLKDHLGHDLGHLYVGNTGTQINAIVPWSMVEKPTMDKVNSRKEDVDKEASEETFGSSSCDSEESTNSDNDSERLNNSASESHLLPKTHRLVCRSPCLEPHILKRNEILQDFRIEEAQIVPKEVKKTPDVVKEYQTKLEFALKLGYSEEQVQLVLNKLGTDALINDILGELVKLGNKTETDQTVTNANTSVMREASSIESQRSESPLQEDVTEDGDNLRPIVIDGSNVAMSHGNKEVFSCRGIKLAVDWFLERGHKDVTVFVPAWRKEQSRPDALITDQEILRKLEKEKILVFTPSRRVQGRRVVCYDDRFIVKLAFESDGIIVSNDNYRDLANEKPEWKKFIDERLLMYSFVNDKFMPPDDPLGRHGPSLDNFLRKKPIVPEHKKQPCPYGKKCTYGHKCKYYHPERGNQPQRSVADELRAMSRSTAAKTTSEGGLVKSNSVPCSTKTDGTSELKRAAPKRQSDPSIRTQVYQDLEEKLPTKNKLETRSVPSLVSIPSSSAAKPQSTAPLNNGLPSGVHFPPQDQRPQGQYSTVMMATKNHGTPMPYDQYPKCESPVDVGYYSMLSAYSNLSISGPRSPERRFSLDTDYRISSVASDCSSEGSISCGSSDSYVGYSDRSYMSSPDPQLEENLKCQHMHPHGRLNTQPFLQSYHEPLARVQNYSHEEPKHHHKPPIPYMAVHLQHPAVGARSSCPNDYSPSQNSSHTKTMHLGRALVSTRIDSISDSRLYDNSPLRHRKPYSGQDGLGSWDRQSYGMDAYGYRQTYSLSSNPTQPCYEQFAFQSLPEQQDQTWRVPYCGIPQDPPRHQDTREKVYINLCNIFPPDLVRIVMKKNPHVTDAQQLAAAILMEKSQLGY